TCCCATTTTGTAGCACACGTCCAATGATAGACTAACCACAATCAACTTCCtcccttcttttcctagagGAATTCCTATCTTTCCAACATCAATAGGTGTCGATACACCATCAAGTACGATCACAAACTTGTTCTTCCTGTCTAATGCCCTTGATAATTTGGCTGCTCTCTTCCTATCATCACCAACATCCATATTTGAGATATCGACATGCAAGTCTCCTGCCAAGTCGTCCTGCAATTTGGAGACTGCAGAATTAGCATCACTGAACCAATATACATGCTTCAAAAATTTGTCTTCTTTTACTACAGCTGTTCTGCCTACTCCAGGCATACCATAGATCCCGTTGCATGAAACCTTGTCATCCATTAACCAAGCCCGTGCGTCCGTCAAATTTTGTTGAACTGATTGGCTCTTCTGTTACCAAAGGCTtattttccacttggacaggAATCGTATAGCCACTGCAAAATGACCCTTGTTCACTGAAAAAAGTACGGAGGTTTGCCGCTTGGGATCATCGCTAAGGTGAGAAGCATGATAGGGGCTAATGACATTCGTGAGTGGAGAGATGATGCATTGGCAGAGATGGAAGAAGGACCAGATGACAAGGTTTTTGAGGTAATGAAAAGCAGTTTTTATGGCTTGAGAAATGAAAGGTGGAAGACCTGCTTCTTGCATTGCTCTATCCTCTTGAAAGATGAAACAATTCCAAGGGATGAAGTAGTTCGAGGGGCTCATCTCGAAAGGATTGCTGGATAGAAGATGCAAAGAAGCAAAGTTTCATCAGGGTCATACCATACTCAAAGCACTCGTGAAGCCTTTTTTGCTGGATTGTGTTGTGAATGATGATGGAGTGGATTGCTTGAAGATGCATCCTTTGATAAGAGACATGGCCGCTGAGATACTGAAGAGTGACCCAACCTACATGGTAAAACGATTCTCTTCCTGCATTTCCTTTGTAGGACTAGGAATTAAGTCTAATTGCAATGGAAGTAGGAGTATTGTTGTCCTTTCATATGATTCAAAAGGTGGAGATGGTACCATTAACGAATGGTGCAGTGCAAAAATTACTCTGCTTTTAGGTATAgcattactctttttttttccccaaagtAGAGACAATATGAATACTAATGTTTGATTTGGAAGTGACAAACTTTGTGCAAATCAATAGACATATCAACAGAATGTCATATCCCAGTGACCAACAAAGGGAAGTTAGTCTATGCTGTTAATCGGTTGGAGTTGAAccagaaaacaataaaaaaaaaaaaaccaaaattacCACCAGGGAATGGACAGTAAATGCATGAAACTTGAACTTTATAACTAAGTTGTTAGGATCGGGTCAGGaaatagacaaactcaagttagcACAAATTAGACGGTATAACTgaccatataatagataggcggtagataccagccatataataattaggcggtaaaaccgaccatataaagacggataacaaagcaaataaaagacacagaagatttacgtggttcggtcaaattgacctacgtccacgggcgagggaggagcaatatttctattatgaaaaagaaatacaaaagccgtaggaaagtggttcctaggccaaaAGGCACTTATAAAaggtttagaaaatattcctaaacacaaaacaagagagcctaaaatatttgactaaatgggctagatgactcaagaagctaatagcccatataactctcttgagtggtgcaaTTAACTTCAACATATGAGGCCTATATTTATAGGCGCAAAATGGAAAGCATCCTTAGCTTTCCTCCGATGTGGGACGAACCACAATTCTTTGGTCAGCAATTGCGgcttcaacaaatctccaccttggtgAGTCCCCAACATCGAGAGATTATAAACTTGCTCCACCTTCTTCATATAAGCCCCAATGGGCTTAAATCACCAATAACGAACACCAACCAAGTCCAAACactgcttgaacttgtaaactgGAAGAGGTTTCGTAAACATATCGGCTGGATTGTCCTTAGtattgattttctgaataagAACTTTTCCCTCAGCAATGATATCCCGAATGAAGTGATACTTCACATCAATGTGTTtcgtcctctcatgatacatctgatctttagtcaagtgtatggcactttgactatcacagtgaatatcagtaacaccttgatatagacttaactcgctaaataaactcttcaaccataaggcttctttgattgcctcggtcacagccatatattctgcttctgtagtagacaaagctacgacaggttgtagagtagctttccaactgacagcacaaccgccaatgcaaaatacatagcctgaaagcgatcttctcctgtcaagatccccagcgtagtctgagtctacaaaaccaaccaaagtgttattatttcttccaaactccaaacatgcatttgaagtacctcgcaagtatctgagaatccacttcacagcctgccaatgtgttttaccagggcaagacatatatctgctaacaacactaactgcttgtgcaatatctggacgagtacaaactattgcatacataatactgccgactgcactggaataaggaacccgtgccatataattttcctcttcatctgattttggtgattgagcagcagatagccgaaaatggctagcaagaggagtagatactggtttagcatctttcatgccaaaacACTCCAAGACTTTCTCAAGGTAATTTTTCTGGGTCAAAAATAACTTCCCTACTCCTCGATCTCGATTGATATCCATTCCAAGAATTTTCTTAACTgctcccaaatctttcatttcaaattcactatttaactgcagtttcaaggtgtgaatttctgacaaattcttggcagcaatgagcatgtcatcaacataaagcagcaaataaatgaaagaaccatcatttaacttccggaagtaaacacaactatcatacatgctcctcaaataaccatgacccaacataaaggaatcaaacctcttataccattgtcttggagactgtttcaatccatataaggatttcttcaacaaacaaacatggtcttccttaccttcaatttcaaaaccctggggttgtctcatataaatttgttcttcaagttcgccATGTAAGAAAGCTGTCTTAACGTCGAGCTGTTCTAACTCCAAATTATACATGGCAactaaagcaagcaaaacacgaatagagttatgtttaacaacaggtgagaatatatcattaaaatcaacaccttgtatctgactatagccctttgcaactaatcgtgctttataccttgcatcttcaacccctggaataccttgctttttcttgaagacccacttgcaaccaacaattttcttagctgACGGCGGCTTTACAAGAACCCAAGTTTCATTCTGATGAAAAGATTCgatttcttcattcatcgcaatcaaccactttgtagaatcatcacaagaaactgcttctgaataggtggaaggctcgccaactgcatcagtttcttctgcaacagacaaagcatatgcaactaaatttgcatatctttgtggtggtcgaatgtCTCTCGTTTGTCTATCTCTGGCTATGAAATACTCCTCTTCTTCTGAACTATTTTCAATAGTAGATTCAAGTGCATCTACTGGCACTTGCTGAATAGAAGATTTGGATTGAGAAGGACCAGAACTGCCAATATCAAGCTCCACCTGCTTCTGTGTACTATCAGTAGTACAAGGACTAGAAGACTCcttcttggaagataacatagataattcatcaaaagtaacatctctactgattacaaattttggggatTTGGGATCAGGATaccataatctgtatcctttcaccccagaagcatatccaagaaaaatgcactttttagcCCTAGGCTCTAATTTTCCATCATTCACATGCATGTATGCTGGACAcctaaaaacttttaaattgaagtaatcagcaggagtacctgaccaaacttcctcaggagttttgaaatcaagagatgcagaaggagaacagttgacaatataacaggccatattaatcgcctctgcccaaaagtcgtttgtcaaccctgcattggagatcatacatcttgctctctccaaaagcgttctgttcatacgttcagccacaccattttgttgaggcgtcATCCTGACTGTGTGATgccgaacaattccttcatttttgtaaaattcattaaattcaccTCCACAAAATTCCATACCATTATCTGTTCTCAACCGTTTAACATGTTTtcctgcttgtttctcaatcaaaactttccattgtttgaaagttaggaaaacattatttttatgcttaaaaaaatagacccaaacttttcttgaataatcatcaatgaaagtcaacatgtaCCTGGCACCACCTTTAGAAGGAGCACGAGAAGGACCCCATAGATCTGAATGAATGTAATCAAGAGTGCCTTTTGTCTTGTGAATTGCTGGTGAACTGAAGCTAACTCTTTTCTGCTTCCCAAAAATACAATGTTCACAGAATTCCAATGGACCGGTACTTTGTCCACACAGAAGTCCTCTTTTGCTCAGTATGTCCAAGCCTTTTTCGCTCATGTGCCCCAAACGCATATGCCAtaatttggtgatttctatatCTGACAAAGATGATGTTGAAACAGTAGCAGCACCTGTCAcagtagatccctgcaaaatatacaaagtaccagatctgtgtgccttcataacaacaagagctCCTCGAGTGATTTTGAGAACTCCATCTCCACATGAATACTTGCACCCGATAGACTCAAGAGtgcccaaagagatgagatttttcttcaaatctggaacatgtctaacatttgtgagcgtcctcacaataccatcgtacattttaatccggattgtgcctttgccaacaactttacaaacagcgttgttgcccattaagacaactccaccttcagttgattcatatgttgaaaaccagtccttattgggacacatatgatatgaaca
The genomic region above belongs to Coffea arabica cultivar ET-39 chromosome 7c, Coffea Arabica ET-39 HiFi, whole genome shotgun sequence and contains:
- the LOC140010570 gene encoding probable disease resistance protein At1g61300, which codes for MDDKVSCNGIYGMPGVGRTAVVKEDKFLKHVYWFSDANSAVSKLQDDLAGDLHVDISNMDVGDDRKRAAKLSRALDRKNKFVIVLDGVSTPIDVGKIGIPLGKEGRKLIVELHIRDQELPPDVLEIARSCSQGQKWAKHKMLQTVQ